In the genome of Sorangium aterium, one region contains:
- a CDS encoding metallophosphoesterase — MVTPRRIFVMGDPQAPMAKVMAVLATHALLGADGRLADDVVLVSIGDHFDYDLDDPVGAGAEGLRTLRWLASHDPAQVRLLFGNHDAARVMELAGLDDVRFAAARALGRSISETRRREGAEAAARRQRDEFAAQFPDVATSGLAARDYASFSESQRELVIELLLCGRLHLALSGVLPDGRAVLLTHAGVTTRELAMLGMPDERDPHRLAAALERQMRAAVDARRTEWQRGERTPLSLEPLHVAGAAGNEGGGLLYHRPAHIDRPGGDPAWELDPARPRRFEPRSLPRGLRQVAGHTGHRKCKAELGHDWLTAAAYRKEIGGIRTLRVDGDVVVYDLGILDDRPGATDLYLIDGEMRFAAATDYALLPLAELIVPS; from the coding sequence ATGGTGACGCCCCGGCGCATCTTCGTGATGGGCGACCCGCAGGCGCCGATGGCCAAGGTGATGGCCGTGCTCGCGACGCACGCTTTGCTCGGCGCGGACGGCCGGCTGGCCGACGACGTCGTGCTCGTGTCGATCGGCGATCACTTCGATTATGACCTCGATGATCCGGTGGGCGCGGGCGCGGAGGGGCTCCGCACGCTGCGCTGGCTGGCGAGCCACGATCCTGCGCAGGTGAGGCTCCTGTTCGGCAATCATGACGCTGCGCGGGTCATGGAGCTCGCCGGCCTCGACGACGTGCGGTTCGCTGCGGCGCGCGCGCTCGGGCGCTCGATCAGCGAGACCAGGCGGCGTGAAGGCGCCGAGGCCGCCGCCCGGCGCCAGCGCGACGAGTTCGCGGCGCAGTTTCCCGATGTGGCGACCTCGGGGCTCGCGGCGCGCGACTACGCGTCGTTCAGCGAGTCCCAGCGCGAGCTCGTCATCGAGCTGCTGCTCTGCGGCCGCCTTCATCTCGCGCTCTCAGGCGTGCTGCCCGACGGCCGCGCGGTGCTGCTGACCCACGCGGGCGTGACGACGCGCGAGCTCGCGATGCTTGGCATGCCGGACGAGCGCGATCCGCATCGACTTGCGGCGGCCCTCGAGCGACAGATGCGCGCCGCGGTCGACGCGCGGCGCACGGAATGGCAGCGCGGCGAGCGCACGCCGCTTTCGCTCGAGCCTCTCCACGTCGCAGGCGCCGCAGGCAACGAGGGTGGCGGCCTCCTCTATCATCGACCTGCGCACATCGATCGCCCTGGCGGCGACCCGGCATGGGAGCTCGATCCGGCGCGGCCACGGCGCTTCGAGCCGCGGTCGCTCCCGCGCGGCCTGCGACAGGTCGCCGGTCACACCGGTCACAGGAAGTGCAAGGCGGAGCTCGGTCACGACTGGCTCACGGCGGCAGCGTACCGGAAGGAGATCGGAGGGATCCGCACGCTGCGCGTCGACGGCGACGTCGTCGTGTACGACCTCGGAATCCTGGACGATCGGCCCGGAGCGACGGACCTCTACCTGATCGACGGGGAGATGCGGTTTGCCGCAGCCACCGATTACGCTTTGCTCCCGCTCGCCGAGCTGATCGTCCCCTCGTGA
- a CDS encoding cupin domain-containing protein, whose amino-acid sequence MLQNLRLASRTWTFVKSAVIVATVAVGLLARPAAAVHEPIVTPLLTKELANIPGKEVLMLTVVYPPGGADPVHRHDAHGFIYVLEGSIVMGVKGGKEVTLTPGQTFYEGPNDIHTVGRNASTTKPAKFLVVLVKNRGVPALLPVK is encoded by the coding sequence ATGCTCCAGAATCTCCGTCTCGCCTCTCGCACTTGGACGTTCGTGAAGAGCGCCGTCATCGTGGCGACCGTCGCGGTGGGCCTGCTTGCCCGCCCCGCGGCCGCCGTGCACGAGCCGATCGTCACGCCGCTCCTGACGAAGGAGCTCGCCAACATCCCCGGCAAGGAGGTGCTGATGCTCACCGTCGTCTACCCCCCCGGCGGCGCCGATCCGGTGCACCGTCACGACGCCCACGGCTTCATCTACGTCCTCGAGGGCTCGATCGTGATGGGCGTGAAAGGCGGCAAGGAGGTGACTCTCACCCCTGGCCAGACCTTCTACGAGGGGCCCAACGACATCCACACCGTCGGCCGGAACGCGAGCACCACGAAGCCCGCGAAGTTCCTGGTCGTGCTCGTGAAGAACCGGGGCGTGCCCGCGCTGCTGCCGGTCAAATGA
- a CDS encoding thrombospondin type 3 repeat-containing protein, whose amino-acid sequence MLFGFALLPDAARAATTAITYTIGHADCGANNSFALYMNGTLLDTVPSSNDCECNSPPLRVSITDPALLELYNPASCNDFQVATVGDEFVLWGYMRIDVTSDEGAASACLFDANMITHNCADRDICEAYEVNPFPVGSADGDGDGLMAGAGSGCDNCSATANPDQSDADGDGFGDACDRCVGPGSDDSDGDGLCEGEDNCDATANPDQSDADGDGFGDACDRCAGPGSDDFDSDTICNGPDNCYFYANPDQSDADGDGVGDRCDNCADTPNPGQEDYDFNGRGDACDACYASGDLDWDSDGVCDSADNCADRTNPDQADNDGDGFGDACDGCRGSGFDDVDFDGVCDGEDNCYGFNPNQSDADGDSDGRCDGADNCPFNHNPDQADSDGDGVGNACDACAGSGGVDGDSDGRCDGADNCPFNHNPDQADSDGDGVGDACDVICVMIQRGTFGQVADTAIWALYPSYNEGSAPYLHTGLSSGAEKNALYRFELDSIPYGATVESATFSTTLYSSGTGEIRVHRINASWAESTVTWSSFADSFEPAVEATFLGASSGVATVDLTALVQAWVDGVHPNHGFLLEEDLTALTSYRSSEHDILGDRPSLEVCFH is encoded by the coding sequence ATGTTGTTCGGCTTCGCGCTGCTGCCCGATGCGGCGCGCGCGGCCACCACCGCGATCACGTACACCATCGGCCACGCCGATTGCGGCGCGAACAACAGCTTCGCGCTGTACATGAACGGCACGCTGCTCGACACCGTGCCAAGCTCGAACGACTGCGAGTGCAACTCCCCGCCGCTCCGGGTGAGCATCACCGATCCGGCGTTGCTCGAGCTCTACAACCCCGCGAGCTGTAACGACTTCCAGGTCGCAACGGTCGGTGATGAGTTCGTTTTGTGGGGCTACATGCGCATCGACGTCACGTCGGACGAGGGGGCGGCGTCAGCGTGTCTTTTCGACGCCAACATGATCACCCACAACTGCGCCGACCGGGATATCTGCGAAGCCTATGAGGTCAACCCGTTCCCCGTGGGGAGCGCGGACGGGGATGGCGACGGCCTCATGGCGGGTGCGGGCTCGGGGTGCGACAACTGCTCCGCCACCGCCAACCCGGACCAGAGCGACGCCGACGGCGACGGGTTCGGTGATGCCTGCGATCGCTGCGTGGGCCCGGGATCGGACGACAGCGACGGCGATGGGCTCTGCGAAGGGGAGGACAACTGCGACGCGACCGCCAACCCGGACCAAAGCGACGCCGACGGCGACGGGTTCGGTGATGCGTGCGATCGCTGCGCAGGCCCGGGGTCGGACGACTTCGACTCGGATACGATCTGCAACGGGCCGGACAATTGCTACTTCTACGCCAACCCGGACCAGAGCGACGCAGACGGCGATGGCGTGGGCGACCGCTGCGACAACTGCGCGGACACGCCGAACCCCGGCCAGGAAGACTACGACTTCAACGGCCGCGGCGACGCGTGCGACGCCTGCTACGCGTCCGGGGACCTCGACTGGGACAGCGACGGGGTCTGCGACTCGGCGGACAACTGCGCGGACCGCACCAACCCCGACCAAGCCGACAACGACGGCGACGGGTTCGGCGACGCCTGCGACGGCTGCAGAGGCTCCGGGTTCGACGACGTCGACTTTGACGGGGTCTGCGACGGGGAGGACAACTGCTACGGCTTCAACCCGAACCAGAGCGACGCCGATGGCGACAGCGATGGGCGCTGCGACGGAGCGGACAACTGCCCGTTCAACCACAACCCCGACCAGGCCGACAGCGACGGTGATGGCGTGGGCAACGCCTGCGACGCCTGCGCAGGATCGGGCGGGGTAGACGGCGACAGCGATGGGCGCTGCGACGGAGCGGACAACTGCCCGTTCAACCACAACCCCGACCAGGCCGACAGCGACGGTGACGGCGTGGGCGACGCCTGCGACGTCATCTGCGTGATGATCCAGCGGGGCACCTTCGGCCAGGTGGCGGACACGGCGATCTGGGCGCTGTACCCGAGCTACAACGAGGGCAGCGCTCCCTATCTCCACACGGGCCTGAGCAGCGGCGCGGAGAAGAACGCCCTGTACCGTTTCGAGCTCGACTCCATCCCGTACGGGGCCACCGTCGAGTCGGCCACGTTCAGCACCACGCTCTACAGCTCCGGCACAGGGGAGATCCGGGTGCACCGCATCAACGCCTCCTGGGCGGAGTCCACGGTGACCTGGAGCAGCTTCGCCGACAGCTTCGAGCCGGCCGTCGAGGCGACGTTCCTCGGGGCGTCGTCCGGCGTCGCGACCGTCGACCTGACTGCGCTCGTCCAGGCGTGGGTCGACGGCGTGCACCCGAATCACGGTTTCCTCCTGGAGGAGGACCTGACGGCGCTCACCAGCTACCGTTCGAGCGAGCACGACATCCTCGGCGACCGCCCCTCGCTCGAGGTGTGCTTCCACTGA
- a CDS encoding acyl-CoA dehydrogenase family protein codes for MFKLPPERQALVDRVRALASERFAPRAGRYDRAAAFPVEDFEDLSREGLLAAAVPAGYGGLGLGPRGGDALTLWMMTKELAKADLSLARCWEGHANSMVLLDAMADLAQKERWFDGVVRRGEKWVAWSGEPQSPAPGEKARFGTHVERAPGGWVVDGSKVFSTSAGGVEWAILLVNSAGPGGARHAQGSPEALLLLACELGDRSVTFDGSWWDPVGMRATVSHLVKFDRTFIPEENLIGAPGQYLREGWQTAFTPHYASSFLGAAEAAYDYAIECIASQGKGGDPYVQQRVARMAVNLDTAQLWLRHVASLWDGARHAEAQLAGIRARHVIEHLAAETVDHAIRACGARSLIRPSPVERILRDLTFYLRHDNDDQLLSTIGKSVLGQVFDPSFYKP; via the coding sequence ATGTTCAAGCTCCCCCCGGAAAGGCAGGCGCTCGTCGATCGCGTCCGCGCCCTCGCCAGCGAGCGCTTCGCTCCGCGTGCGGGGCGCTATGATCGCGCGGCGGCCTTCCCGGTCGAGGATTTCGAGGATCTGTCCCGCGAGGGCCTGCTCGCGGCGGCGGTGCCGGCGGGGTACGGCGGGCTCGGGCTCGGGCCGCGCGGCGGCGACGCGCTCACCCTGTGGATGATGACCAAGGAGCTCGCGAAGGCCGATCTGTCGCTCGCGCGCTGCTGGGAGGGCCACGCGAACTCGATGGTGCTGCTCGACGCGATGGCGGACCTCGCCCAGAAGGAGCGATGGTTCGATGGCGTCGTGCGCCGAGGCGAGAAATGGGTCGCGTGGAGCGGTGAGCCGCAATCTCCGGCCCCTGGAGAGAAGGCGCGGTTCGGCACCCACGTCGAGCGCGCCCCGGGCGGATGGGTCGTCGACGGCTCCAAAGTCTTCTCCACCAGCGCGGGCGGGGTCGAGTGGGCGATCCTGCTCGTGAACAGCGCTGGGCCCGGCGGCGCGAGGCACGCGCAGGGCTCGCCGGAGGCGCTGCTCCTGCTCGCGTGCGAGCTCGGCGATCGCTCGGTCACGTTCGACGGCTCGTGGTGGGATCCCGTCGGCATGCGGGCGACCGTGAGCCACCTTGTGAAGTTCGATCGTACGTTCATCCCGGAGGAGAACCTGATCGGGGCGCCGGGGCAGTATCTCCGCGAGGGGTGGCAGACGGCGTTCACGCCCCATTACGCGTCGAGCTTCCTCGGCGCGGCGGAGGCGGCCTATGACTATGCGATCGAGTGCATCGCGTCGCAAGGCAAAGGGGGCGATCCCTATGTGCAGCAGCGGGTCGCGCGCATGGCGGTGAACCTCGATACCGCGCAGCTCTGGCTACGCCACGTCGCCTCGCTCTGGGACGGGGCGCGCCACGCCGAGGCGCAGCTCGCGGGGATCCGCGCGCGGCACGTCATCGAGCACCTCGCGGCGGAGACGGTGGACCACGCCATCCGCGCCTGCGGCGCTCGCTCGCTGATCCGCCCGAGCCCCGTGGAGCGCATCCTCCGCGATCTCACGTTCTACCTGCGGCACGACAACGACGATCAGCTCCTCTCGACGATCGGAAAATCGGTGCTGGGGCAGGTGTTCGACCCCTCGTTTTACAAGCCATGA
- a CDS encoding type I 3-dehydroquinate dehydratase: protein MREIVPEVALIATLTRPPSRSGDELTALPARVRFVEVRADQVGSVDPGVLRRHFNGKLVYSLRSRREGGSFDGELAARHERLIAAAERYDRVDLEAERDLVPRVLERIPAERRVISWHGTAADRWDYRGRLGVLDRAAAWLYRMVPTVTRTAEALAALEFLAELGRRDVTAFAAGPAGTWTSLLAPRLGAPVAFGAVELREPDAGEISAAQLVADYGLPSLKPVRELFGIVGSVVSRSLSPRLHNAAYRAASVPALYLPFSAERFEDLWSDRVRARLAALGMPLKGLTVISPHKEAALAAAAVASPVARRAGAANLLVQRGRSWLATTTDAEGVLLPLRARRVDVARRRVAVVGCGGAGRAAAAAFDGAGAEVTLVNRGLERGRFAASLLGLPFAPLADFAVGDYAIVVNATPCAGHDGEFPFDVRGLARGAIVVDLVVGAAPTPLVRAAEALGHTVIDGREVLLVEARRQFRLMTGRHMAAEAARKLLDGHGNERADEAAERRQAIA, encoded by the coding sequence GTGCGCGAGATCGTTCCTGAAGTCGCCCTGATCGCCACGCTGACGAGGCCGCCCTCGCGCTCCGGCGACGAGCTCACGGCGCTGCCGGCGAGGGTGCGCTTCGTGGAGGTGCGCGCGGATCAGGTGGGCAGCGTCGATCCGGGCGTCCTCCGCCGCCATTTCAATGGAAAGCTCGTTTACAGCCTGCGGAGCCGCCGCGAGGGGGGCTCGTTCGACGGCGAGCTCGCGGCGCGCCATGAGCGGCTGATCGCAGCGGCGGAGCGGTACGATCGCGTCGATCTCGAGGCCGAGCGGGATCTGGTGCCCCGCGTCCTCGAGCGCATCCCGGCGGAGCGGCGCGTGATCTCGTGGCACGGGACCGCGGCAGACCGCTGGGACTACCGCGGTCGGCTCGGCGTGCTGGATCGCGCGGCGGCGTGGCTCTATCGGATGGTGCCGACCGTGACCCGCACGGCCGAGGCGCTCGCAGCGCTGGAGTTCCTCGCGGAGCTCGGACGGCGGGACGTGACGGCGTTCGCCGCCGGCCCGGCGGGCACGTGGACGAGCCTCCTCGCCCCCCGCCTGGGCGCGCCGGTCGCGTTCGGTGCGGTCGAGCTCCGCGAGCCGGACGCGGGGGAGATCAGCGCGGCGCAGCTCGTCGCCGACTACGGGCTGCCATCGCTCAAGCCGGTGCGCGAGCTGTTCGGTATCGTCGGCTCGGTCGTCTCCCGCTCGCTGTCCCCGAGGCTCCACAACGCGGCGTACCGCGCGGCCAGCGTGCCGGCGTTGTACCTGCCCTTCTCGGCGGAGCGCTTCGAAGACCTCTGGTCCGACAGGGTGCGGGCACGTCTGGCCGCGCTGGGGATGCCTTTGAAGGGGCTCACGGTCATCTCTCCGCACAAGGAGGCCGCGCTCGCGGCCGCGGCCGTGGCGAGCCCCGTCGCTCGGCGCGCGGGGGCGGCGAACCTCCTCGTCCAGCGCGGCCGATCGTGGCTCGCGACGACGACCGATGCCGAGGGGGTCCTCTTGCCGCTGCGCGCGCGGAGGGTCGACGTGGCGAGGCGCAGGGTGGCCGTGGTCGGCTGCGGGGGCGCGGGGCGCGCGGCGGCGGCGGCCTTCGATGGAGCCGGCGCGGAGGTGACGCTCGTGAACCGTGGCCTCGAGCGTGGCCGCTTCGCGGCGTCCCTCTTGGGCCTGCCGTTCGCGCCGCTCGCCGACTTCGCGGTGGGCGACTACGCCATCGTGGTCAATGCGACACCGTGCGCGGGCCACGATGGCGAGTTCCCCTTCGATGTTCGAGGGCTGGCGAGGGGGGCAATCGTCGTGGATCTGGTGGTTGGAGCCGCGCCGACGCCGCTCGTTCGGGCCGCAGAGGCGCTGGGACATACGGTGATCGACGGCCGGGAGGTGCTCCTCGTCGAGGCCCGCCGCCAGTTCCGCCTGATGACCGGGCGGCACATGGCGGCCGAAGCGGCGCGCAAGCTCCTCGACGGCCATGGCAACGAGCGTGCTGACGAGGCAGCGGAGCGGCGGCAGGCGATCGCGTGA
- a CDS encoding MBL fold metallo-hydrolase: MRMISTRRIASFAASLLLLGGALTLPAACAAPAPPRSSAPASPAAPEQPAATPAAPAPPPSPAASAPIPSGGERRQAGFYHTRVGDIDVTVLSDGTFGLDISHDLVLNAKPGEVDKLLAQSFQRSPIDVSFNTFLIHRNGRTILVDTGCAELMGPTTGKLPASLSAAGVSVESVTDVFLTHAHPDHVGGLVIGGKRAFPNATVHVNQKELDYWMDKAAAAKSSGMQAQFYAAAQATLQPYLDAGQVKPFNGAAEFFPGFRAEPAYGHTPGHTLYALESGGQRLVLWGDLVHIMAVQFDDPSVAVAFDVNAPTAVETRKKALADAADKGYLVAHTHAPFPGLGHVRRDGASYRWVPAPYVDDAKRK, encoded by the coding sequence ATGCGGATGATTTCCACGCGGCGAATCGCGTCCTTCGCGGCCTCACTCCTGCTGCTCGGAGGCGCTCTGACTCTCCCCGCCGCGTGCGCCGCCCCGGCCCCGCCGCGCAGCAGCGCTCCGGCGAGCCCGGCGGCTCCGGAGCAGCCCGCCGCGACGCCGGCGGCACCGGCACCGCCGCCGTCTCCGGCGGCGAGCGCGCCGATTCCGTCCGGCGGCGAGAGGCGTCAGGCGGGCTTCTATCACACGCGCGTGGGCGACATCGACGTGACCGTGCTTTCCGACGGCACGTTCGGCCTGGATATCTCGCATGACCTCGTCCTCAACGCCAAGCCGGGTGAGGTCGACAAGCTCCTCGCGCAATCCTTCCAGAGGTCGCCGATCGACGTGTCCTTCAACACCTTCCTGATCCACAGGAACGGCAGGACGATCCTCGTCGACACCGGGTGCGCAGAGCTCATGGGCCCAACGACCGGGAAGCTCCCCGCGTCGCTCTCTGCGGCGGGCGTGAGCGTCGAGAGCGTCACCGACGTCTTCCTCACGCACGCTCACCCGGATCACGTCGGTGGGCTCGTGATCGGCGGGAAGCGGGCCTTCCCGAACGCCACCGTCCACGTGAACCAGAAGGAACTCGACTACTGGATGGACAAGGCGGCCGCCGCGAAGTCCTCGGGGATGCAAGCCCAGTTCTACGCCGCGGCGCAAGCCACGTTGCAGCCGTACCTCGACGCCGGGCAAGTGAAGCCGTTCAACGGAGCGGCCGAGTTCTTTCCGGGGTTCCGCGCGGAGCCGGCGTACGGCCACACGCCCGGCCACACGCTGTACGCTCTCGAGAGCGGCGGCCAGAGGCTCGTTCTGTGGGGCGACCTCGTCCACATCATGGCCGTTCAGTTCGACGATCCCTCGGTGGCGGTGGCCTTCGACGTGAACGCGCCGACGGCCGTGGAGACGCGCAAGAAGGCGCTCGCCGACGCGGCCGACAAGGGCTACCTCGTCGCGCACACCCACGCCCCGTTTCCCGGGCTGGGCCACGTCCGGAGAGACGGAGCGTCCTACCGCTGGGTGCCCGCCCCCTACGTCGACGACGCGAAGAGGAAGTAG
- a CDS encoding glutathione S-transferase family protein: protein MKLYFSRNLNPRVAVAVARYLDAPVEYVHAAPLDPSQQEKFRALNPNLRVPILVEGDHSLWETDAIACRLSQLTGSEFWRTGTAQPEMIRWLSWGTHNFVAACDKVHFERVTKQRYGLGPIRDDVVAEGLSGFAEAATLLEQVLSGRDWLVGSAVSYADFRMASVLPFADLAGLPLADYPHVAAWHARLWQLDAWRDPFAGLDAPELPEVPRADVPGAKPQSV, encoded by the coding sequence ATGAAGCTGTACTTCAGCCGAAACTTGAATCCACGGGTCGCCGTCGCCGTGGCGCGCTACCTCGATGCACCCGTGGAATACGTCCACGCGGCTCCTCTCGACCCCTCACAGCAGGAGAAGTTTCGAGCGCTGAATCCGAACCTGCGCGTGCCCATCCTGGTCGAGGGGGACCATTCGCTCTGGGAAACGGACGCGATCGCGTGCCGTCTTTCGCAGCTCACGGGCTCTGAATTCTGGCGCACGGGCACCGCGCAACCGGAGATGATCCGCTGGTTGAGCTGGGGCACGCACAACTTCGTCGCCGCGTGCGACAAGGTCCACTTCGAGCGCGTGACGAAGCAGCGCTACGGGCTCGGTCCCATCCGCGACGACGTCGTGGCGGAGGGGCTCTCGGGGTTTGCCGAAGCGGCGACGCTGCTCGAGCAGGTCCTGAGCGGCAGGGACTGGCTCGTCGGGAGCGCGGTTTCGTATGCAGACTTTCGCATGGCGTCGGTGCTTCCGTTCGCGGATCTCGCCGGCCTTCCGCTGGCGGACTACCCGCACGTCGCGGCCTGGCACGCGCGCCTGTGGCAGCTCGACGCCTGGCGCGATCCGTTCGCGGGGCTCGACGCCCCGGAGCTCCCGGAGGTGCCGCGCGCAGATGTCCCAGGAGCGAAGCCTCAGTCGGTCTGA